The Syngnathus scovelli strain Florida chromosome 18, RoL_Ssco_1.2, whole genome shotgun sequence genomic interval TCCTGTTACACGCACGGCAAAACGTCAATCTGTCCATTTGCCGGGGTCCCCCGCTGGGCCAGTTTGGGCCGAAAACAACGGACTGCTCACCATGTCGAGgctcacatttaaaaaatgaaagacGTTTGACTCAAATTGTGTCAAGAGGAGGGAGACAGTCCTTTTTAAATGCACATCTAGTAATTTATGTAAAAATAGATTTTGTTTTTGATCAAACATTCTCCTTTCCCCGATTTTTATAATTGAGACTGAGCCTAGTCATGGGATCAATTGGCACCGACCGCGTGGTCAATGCGCCAGGGATCGCGCCAGGTGCGTCTTGATGGTGTTGATGAGCTGCAGCTCCTCCTCCAGCGTCAGGTCCAAGTAGTCGTCCTCGTGACGCGGGATGTCCTCCAGAACCTCATTCACCAGCTGGCTGTCGTCTGCTGACCCACAATACATTTGCGTCAGCTTTCACatacaatatatataaataaaaaaacaaaataatgttcCAACGTTTCAAGAGTTGTGACAAGGCCTACCCGCGGAGCTGGACGAGGTGGCGGGCTCCTCCTCCCAGGGGGACGAGGTCGCAGGGAAGACGGCTCCCGGGTTGTCCATCAGCAGCTCGGTAGCCAATTGGACGTCGCCGCCCGCCAACGCCAGCGCCGCCTCTGACGACGACCGCTCGAAGCCCAAATAAAGCAACTGCACATACACGTAAGCGCAACCTTGATTGATCAATCCGTCCACTGATTGATTTCTGAGATAAAGAGCGGGCAATCCACCTGCTGCAGATTCTCATCCGCGTTCCAATCGGATGTGGCGAGCGTCTGGCTGGCGTCCAGCAGGATCTGAAAGCAAGCGGCAAGAGAAGGTTAGCGCTCGGCAGCGGCGGCCTGCGACGCCACACAGGGCGAGCACGCTGACTTGGAAGGCTCGGTCCACGTCTCCTTCAGCCCGCCGTAGCGCGGCGGCGGCTTCCCTGGTGCCGTAGCCTGCTTCGGCCAGAACGGCCAAGGCAGCCTTAGTCTGCTGGCGCTTGCGGCGCTCCCGTTGCCTCAGCTCCTCCCTCTCCTAGTCACCGCAGCGACAGCACATGTAGAGGAAATCACGAGCATGCGTCAGACAAAAGTCTCGAGCATTAGCTTTGGACCAGTTACCTGTCTCTGGTTGCTGACGAGCATGGCGGCCTCGTGCACGTCACCGTGACACGCTCGCAGGCCCAGTCGAGCTTCTCGCTCGCTGAAGCCCAGAACCATCAGCTGAGTCATTTTGTCTGCATCGGGACACAAGCGTGTGTACAGCGACTCCACCTGACGCAAACCCAAAACGGTCGGTTGCTGGCCATCGGCAGTCAAAAGTCGTGGTCAGCGAGCGCTACCTACTTGCTCGAGTTGCTGCTGGGCTTGAAGGTCGTTACCGTCCACGAAAGCCAGCAGGCTTTGCAGGAGGTGCAGGCGCAGGAACAGCGCCTCCTCGCGCCCCGTGTTGCCCTAAACGTACacacacataagaaaaaaaactctttgGTTCTTGTTACTTGTATCAATGAACGTGCCCACGTACCTTGATCATGAGCAgcctctgctgctgctcaccgTAACATCTGAGGAAGCAGTCCTCGGCCAGTCGCAGACGTTCCCGCCCGTCATCCAGACACGACAAGGCCTCCAAGGCTTGGTAGCACCAAACGATGTCCAACTGCAGCACGCCGTGGTTGTCGACTGCGCCCAGAAGCTCGGAGCCGCACTCGCTACACGCACAAgcacgtcgtcatcatcatcattgtcatcctcctcttcctcctcacctGAAGTGGAGGTCAGCCTGCAGGAGGTGACAGAGTGCGTCGTCGTAGCGTTTCCTCTTCATGAGGGCCCGGCCCTTCTCGTGCAGGCCCATGGCGAGGATCAGCGCCTGCAGTGACATCCATTTTGAACAAATAACAGGCTTGCTCTTGTGTCTCACATTTGACTACTTTCACTCATTTGtataaaaaagaagaaaacaaacctTCTTCTCTTTGTGGGGGATCTTGAGCGGGTTTCCCCTCTGGTCGGCGACTTCCAGGAAAGGCGCGGTCCGAAGGTCGTCGCTGTCGTCTGTCAATCGCAAGTGTTCCTCAATGTTCCTGAAGAGTTAGCGCGCTAACGCGTGAGGGTGTTTACCTCGCTCGGACAGGATCTCAAAGCCTCTGTGTGTGCGCTGAACGCTGTGGTCGTGCGAAGTGGACTGCGAGGCGGCGTTGCCGTCGTTGGCGTCCTGACAAGTGGACTGGCCAGCAGCGGCGGTGGCAGTGATGGCGCTGGCCTTGAGGACCATCATCTTACTGTGGTTGCGAACGCCCTGCTGGTCCAAGCGCAAACCTGAGGAGGGTTCCAAAACCAACCAAGTTGGaaattgaagaaaataaacaagatgAAGATGATTGTTTGCATGGTGAATGGGACAAAGCTCCAATGTCTTCCACCATCTTCTCAGCTCACCGCTATTCAACGTTTTCCCATTCAGGATCACCTTGAAGGATTTGAGGCCGACTTCTTGGGCGATCCTGTCGCACAGGCCACAGTTAGCTTGTTAGCATCTTTGACATACTTGCGCTGGTTCCGTATTGGGTATGAATGGTGCCACCAAATGGTATTGGGCACGGCTTACCTGTCCATCAGATCCTGAGCAGACACATCCAGCCTGGTCTCCATAAACATCTTGCTGTCCTGGAAGCAGCACAGACACACTAGCACATTTAGCGGAGGGACAACATTCCAGACCGACCCCCAATTGGTAAAAATTCCAAATACAGCTTTAAGCCACCGCCGAAGGGGAAGAATGAGGCTGTACCTTGTGGCAGTCTCGTGGCAGCAGCAGCTCTACGGTGGCCATATTGGTTTCCCTGAAGGTCTGGTTCCGCTGACCTCTCCTCAGCGCTTGCACGCGGATGACCTCCAGAGCGCCCGCGACCTCTGACACCTGCATGCGGAGCAGGGCGCCGTAGCGCTCCGCCAGCTCCTGGAACACAAAGcggaaaagcaaacaaaaactcAGGATCGACATCAGAACAAAACGGACACAATTGTGCATGTGACTGCATGACAAGCTTCAGCATAATATTTCATGTAACAGCAGCACTGTGGATGAGTGGTTAGCGCATCTGCCTCGTAACACTCAGGTTCACGGTTGGATTTGGTCACTAGCCTTACTGTGTGGATTTTGCATGTTGCCCTCCACCACTTGTATGATGACTATTATCTGACCATTGCACTGATAGCATATTATTGTTGTTGGTTACCATGGTGACTTTGGCGCGCCCTCTGTTGGACACACGCCGTCATAATCAAAACCAATCATGGTTGCACAAGTGATTCGTCCAAGTAAAATGGTGACCTGCACGTGAGTGTGTCCGGGTTGCTGCGCGTCGAGGGTGTAAGGTGCCATCCACAGTTGGATCTTATCTTGCTTCAAGAGCTTCTTCAGTTTGGCTTCCACGTTCTGCTCCGCCATCCTCGATGAGAACCTGAGTGACGTCACAACGCACCCACTTTAAAGTGCAGTCAGTCCGCCGGCTTGCACCGCGTCCGAAAAGTTGCCTTCGTGCTATTAGCTCAGCACGCTAACGTAACGCGAACGTGAAGGATGGGTGCCAAGCGCGAGGACGTCGACGTTAAAGGGGCCGACGTGTACGATTCCAACGTCTTTTTCTCACCTTACTCTTCTTACCTTCCCTGCTTGAGTTTCTGCTTGTTCACTTATAAGACGCGACGCCTCCTGAGATGCACTCAATTACGAAGAGCTCTTACTAGCCGGGCCGTTCACAGCGACACAAAGCTGCTCCGACATTGCTGGAGGAGTGACGCCACTGTTAAAGAGACGATCTTTTCTGTGGCTTTACGGAAACGaaagttggcctgaaaagcaaaagcaaaagcaaaagttagcgaGGGGTCACCACTATTCCATGTCCTTCTCTGCTCacttccccccccacacacacacttatatgTGGGAATCGGACCATCGGTGTCGGCACATAAGGCAGGCAAGTGTACCCCGACACCATCGGCGACTCCTAACTGTCAGATGTGGCGATGTAAACACTGGGCGAACACGTCACGTCCTGTTATTGGCTGACATGTTGGTCGACCCCTCCGCCGGCAGGTGGCAGCACTAACAGGACAATAAAACAGAACTCCTAACGTGACATTGTGTAATTATTTAAATGTTGACTGGGACTGTACTTACTAGTCCCGAATGATTTGAACCTTTTGAAATTGGTTTAAATGTATAAAATAGATCATAATTTGGAGGTTTCATAGCTTAATTGGGAGAAATGTGAAAAATAGTTTCCAGATGTCCTGAACGAGCTGAAAATTGCATATGCAAGTTGCAGCAGTTTGAATCGGTGGAGAAAAGTGGTGGAAGTAGAATGGGGAAATTTTAGAAAAGCACGAAAATCATTTTGGTGGAGAAGAATACACGTGTGACTCCTGCTGAAGAGATCCAGATTTGCCTGGTCCATTTCCATTCTCCTTTGTTCATGCTGTACTTGTTTGTGGTACTTCAGCATGCGTTGCAATGACGTTTCCTCGCTGCGAACGTCGGCGCCTGGTCGAATCCGTCGGGACGTTTTGCACGTGTCAAGAAACGTCAAGCTGCCGTGCATCCATCAGCGAGCGCTGAGCTGCGATGTCCGCTCGGGGGATTTGGCCTTGTCCTTCAAATGAAAGGTGAAACGCGCTTTTCTTGCTGGGTGCAAACTTTGCTTCTTGGCCTTCAGTCTCGTCTTGGTGGTCGTCATcatccacctcctcctcatcttcagcCCGACTGGCTTggatggcaatttttttttccataacgcAACGCTGGTGCTTCCTGCGGGCGGAAAGCTTCCCGACAGCCCATCATCAATCAATCGGGCTGCCCCCGGGCGCCCATCTATTTGCTCAAACCATCAGTCAGCTTGCTTCTTCGTTTTTTGGGGGAAGGAGGAGGGTAGGGGGGCTGTCATGACTTGCTTCATATGATGAATGAACGGGATGGAAAGATGATGGGATGAATAAATGACGCTAGACTACATGGATAGATTAATAGACAGATTTGAGGAATGGATATACAAACGACtggatgaatgaaaaaaatttaTATAATCAATTCACAAATGAACAAATTAATTTATGAAAACGATTGGATGAATACAGAGATGAACGGGCGAAGGAATGAATGACTGAAGCTTGATAAATAGACGATGGacgaattaataaaaaaatgaaaggctGAATAGGTGGATGGATGTGTGAATGGTGGCCTGGTGAGTTTATCGGGCGTTTCCATGGTTACGTGCGGGCGGGGCCATACAAGGCGGCTCAGAGTTCAGGTGAAGTTCATCAGTGAGCGTATGtaggacacgcacacacacacatattgctGCGTTCAGGCCCCGCCGGGAGCAAGcagcgccgccgctgccgccttgCGAGCGCGTTTGAAGCCGTGTGAAGCGTCAGGCGGCGCGCTAATGATGCTAATGATGACGCTAATAATGCTAATGATGCTCCCCAAGCGACCTGCCGCCGACACCGCAGTGCATCGTTGGACAGGCGGGCCACATGACAGGAAGTCATCCATACACGCTGCCACAGAAGACAGGTCAAAGATCAGAGCAGCAGGCCTCGTGTGTTAATTAAATACACGGCATGCTGTTAAATGCGTGTTGGAATGTAGGAAAATGACGCATCTGAAAGAAATACCTCTAAGATTCACTACCTTTGAAATCCATCGAAACCGCCTTTTGTTTCGCAAGCAAGGGCTTTGGTTGTTTTGCAGAATGCACCCAAAGTGTGATGAAAAAGTTTGGGAGTCAGTGCTTTTAAGGTGAGCGCTGCGGAGCGGCGTGGCTGCCGTTGTCCTGACTCGACTCTCGGCCTTTGATGCCAGCTGCCGGGCGGCCAATCAAATCCATGCTCTGCCTCGCTTTCAAGTGCATTCACCTTAAACAACACCAAAACACATCAATCCATATGAATAATTCATCGGCTGCGGGCAAAGTCCATCACGTATATGTTCAAGCCACATCCAATCGAAATCTAATCGGCACGTCATCGGCGTTGCTTATTTTCTCCTCGGCACGCTCGACTGACTCGGGCCGCCTGAGACCGATCGCTTGCTCGTCCTCATCGACATTCCCCACACTGCGGAGGAATgcccgtgtatgtgtgtgtgtgctttacaTGTCCTCACATGACTTCAACTCTGCAATGTGTAGAGTACGCATACGCACACAAGCATGATGTTACGGTGGACGTTCTGGATTGAGACTTTATCATGACGTATTTATGATGACAAATTTATGATGGCGCATGAACTCATTGACTTATTAACAAACATAGACTGACAGTCGTGATGAATATATCCGTCAAGTACGTTTTATTAATGGGCAGGCGTGGAAGGGGGTTCCAGCACTCTAATGACTAACACATCCCTGTAGATGGCAGTGTTGCATCCTTTTGTGATCGAGCAAGGGAATGTGGGTGAACTCATTCACTACAACAGGGCAATTTCCAAACCTTGactaaaaaacaaagaaaaagaagctaTCAATCAAATGGCTCACCTTGGCAGAAGAGCAGACGCTCCACTTGGTGTGAGTTTCAGCGTTGAGACAGTGAGACAGACGTTCTGTCTGTAGAAGACAaagtagggggaaaaaaaaagttgtcaacGCGAGTAAGACCACAATGACGTGCACGCGTTTGACTCAGAGAGGAAAAGTGACGGCGCAGACAAGGCCTTTGACtgtcattgatgatgtcacacgtcAACACTTTGATGTGTCATCGCGTCTGCTAACCTTCCTCCATCGTCTTCATCCCACATCATCGTCGGCCTCAGCGTGCGGGCGGGAAACACCCTGGCAAAAGTAAGAAGagtcttttcaaaataaaagtctcaAGGAAAGAAGTGACATCATCTGTACAAAATTATACACACTCAGCTACAAGCGGTCGCGCACCCACGCGCTCATCTACGCACAGACAAGTTCACACCTACGCAACACACACCAAGTGTGTTATTTAATAATTCCACACTGGCGTAGACGGGAAGAAGACGTCAGAATGTTGAGGAAAGAGACAATGTGAGGAGAATGTTTGTGTTTCAAATAACTTCAGCAAATGCTGAGTCAGCAcgtgcgtgcgcacacacacacacacatacacacgcacacacacacacacacacacgcgcacacacacacacacacacacacacacagacacagacacggTAGCCGTGTTAGGAGACGCCAGGGACGTGAACTTGATGGTGTGTCTaagctcctcctccccctctggCTGTCTCCCATCATTTCCTGTTCCTGTTTGGACATCGGACATATGGCGCTCTGGCGAGGGCTCACTGAGATCACGGGCTttcccccgacacacacacacacacacacacacacacatgcacacacacgcacatacacacacacacacgcacgcagtgtTGTGAATGATTGCGGCCTTCCTCTGTCGCCAGGGCAACCAAGGACGTGCGGTGACATCAAGCGTCACTCGAGGAAGTCGCTCTATTTGCATGTTGGGAATCCCTTACAAGGCCCCGATATGGCACCCCCAAAAGTCAATCAACAGTCAAATATAGCCCAAGATGCACTTCATCCACACAGAAACACAATTTTCCATATTGTTTGATTTTGGGCAAATGAAAATCCATCCGATAAATTCAACAGTCAACAACAAATTGAAACAAAAAAGTCACCGAAAGGTCATTTTGGAGCTTGCGCCTTCTAGTGGAAGGCCACTGAATTGTTCCACCTGTCACAAGACCTCGCTGTCATGTACAGGTGATGATTATTTGACGTACcaacaaaaaagtgaaagacTGAATGGAGTTTTGGAGACGCCAACGTCCGTCACACGATGACTCGCTCTGCCAACGGTTGAGGAAAGCGTGCAGACGAGTGACGAGTCACACACTGATGATGTTACGCCGTAAACACGTCAGAACAGATGTGGGAGCCCTTTTCCTCTGAACTTCTCAGCAACGACGCTTCCTACTCatgcacgtacgcacgcacaaacaGGGAGGTGTTTTCCGGACATGCCGAGGACACATCACAAAGCGTCCAAAATAGAaaaggtggtcacaaaaaccacATCAAGCTACTCATCTCCATGTGGAGAAGCAGTGGCTCCGCTTGAAGGTCCTCTCAAATGTCTTCAGAACCACCCTTGTACCTCACCTTAGAACCTTCGAAAGGTCATTACAAAAATAGTCTGCAACCTTTGACAGGTCTTAGAACATCTGATGGGTTCTAATAACCACCCACGTCTTTAGAAACACCTTTGAGAACAACACAGTAAGGCCTGAGAAGCACTGCAGGATTTTGAAAATGGTGTTTGGAGAAGCAGCCAATGTTGTTGGAACCACTGCA includes:
- the nub1 gene encoding NEDD8 ultimate buster 1 isoform X2, translated to MAEQNVEAKLKKLLKQDKIQLWMAPYTLDAQQPGHTHVQELAERYGALLRMQVSEVAGALEVIRVQALRRGQRNQTFRETNMATVELLLPRDCHKDSKMFMETRLDVSAQDLMDRIAQEVGLKSFKVILNGKTLNSGLRLDQQGVRNHSKMMVLKASAITATAAAGQSTCQDANDGNAASQSTSHDHSVQRTHRGFEILSERDDSDDLRTAPFLEVADQRGNPLKIPHKEKKALILAMGLHEKGRALMKRKRYDDALCHLLQADLHFSECGSELLGAVDNHGVLQLDIVWCYQALEALSCLDDGRERLRLAEDCFLRCYGEQQQRLLMIKGNTGREEALFLRLHLLQSLLAFVDGNDLQAQQQLEQVESLYTRLCPDADKMTQLMVLGFSEREARLGLRACHGDVHEAAMLVSNQRQEREELRQRERRKRQQTKAALAVLAEAGYGTREAAAALRRAEGDVDRAFQILLDASQTLATSDWNADENLQQLLYLGFERSSSEAALALAGGDVQLATELLMDNPGAVFPATSSPWEEEPATSSSSADDSQLVNEVLEDIPRHEDDYLDLTLEEELQLINTIKTHLARSLAH
- the nub1 gene encoding NEDD8 ultimate buster 1 isoform X1, which translates into the protein MAEQNVEAKLKKLLKQDKIQLWMAPYTLDAQQPGHTHVQELAERYGALLRMQVSEVAGALEVIRVQALRRGQRNQTFRETNMATVELLLPRDCHKDSKMFMETRLDVSAQDLMDRIAQEVGLKSFKVILNGKTLNSGLRLDQQGVRNHSKMMVLKASAITATAAAGQSTCQDANDGNAASQSTSHDHSVQRTHRGFEILSERDDSDDLRTAPFLEVADQRGNPLKIPHKEKKALILAMGLHEKGRALMKRKRYDDALCHLLQADLHFSECGSELLGAVDNHGVLQLDIVWCYQALEALSCLDDGRERLRLAEDCFLRCYGEQQQRLLMIKGNTGREEALFLRLHLLQSLLAFVDGNDLQAQQQLEQVESLYTRLCPDADKMTQLMVLGFSEREARLGLRACHGDVHEAAMLVSNQRQEREELRQRERRKRQQTKAALAVLAEAGYGTREAAAALRRAEGDVDRAFQILLDASQTLATSDWNADENLQQLLYLGFERSSSEAALALAGGDVQLATELLMDNPGAVFPATSSPWEEEPATSSSSAADDSQLVNEVLEDIPRHEDDYLDLTLEEELQLINTIKTHLARSLAH